In Pyrus communis chromosome 1, drPyrComm1.1, whole genome shotgun sequence, the following are encoded in one genomic region:
- the LOC137732451 gene encoding dolichyl-diphosphooligosaccharide--protein glycosyltransferase subunit STT3A codes for MAASQTSNGTTLRHAFGNVLSFFILILIGVLAFSIRLFSVIKYESVIHEFDPYFNYRVTQFLTKNGIYDFWNWFDDRTWYPLGRVIGGTVYPGLTLTAGSLWWFLNSLNIPLSVETICVFTAPIFSAFTSWATYLLTREVKGAGAGLTAAALIAMVPSYISRSVAGSYDNEAVAIFALIFTFYLYIKTLNTGSLFYATLNAIAYFYMVCSWGGYTFIINLIPMHVLLCIVTGRYSSRLYIAYAPLVVLGTLLAALVPVVGFNAVMTSEHFASFLVFIIIHVVAFVYYIKGILSPKMFKVAVTLVVSIGLLICLAVVAVLVALVASSPTKGWSGRSLSLLDPTYASKYIPIIASVSEHQPPTWPSYFMDINVLAFLVPAGIIACFSPLSDASSFVILYIVTSVYFSGVMVRLMLVLAPAACILSGIALSEAFDVFTRSIKFQLPGLPGPPQVDAGETSSESTVPQNEVPKTKTDKSADTLKERPSRKNRKKEKEPVEKPSIKSQIEKRLLVLPFEGSVLAIFLLVLLGAFYVVHCVWAAAEAYSAPSIVLTSQSHDGLHVFDDFREAYAWLSHNTEVDDKVASWWDYGYQTTAMANRTVIVDNNTWNNTHIATVGTAMSSPEKAAWEIFNSLDVKYVLVVFGGLVGYPSDDINKFLWMVRIGGGVFPHIKEPDYLRDGQYRIDNQATPTMLNSLMYKLCYYRFVDTDGKGFDRVRRTEIGKKYFKLTHFEEVFTTHHWMVRLYKLKPPKNRIRGKTKKSKAKSSPTSSAKKSGTKRNPWH; via the exons ATGGCGGCCTCGCAGACCTCCAACGGGACGACCTTGAGGCATGCTTTCGGAAATGTCCTTTCCTTCTTCATCCTCATCCTGATCGGCGTTCTCGCATTTTCGATCCGGCTCTTCTCT GTCATAAAGTACGAGAGTGTAATTCACGAGTTTGATCCTTACTTCAATTACAGAGTCACTCAG TTTCTAACGAAGAATGGAATATACGATTTTTGGAACTGGTTTGATGATCGAACCTG GTATCCTCTTGGTCGTGTGATTGGTGGAACTGTTTACCCTGGATTGACCTTGACCGCAGGATCCCTGTGGTG gtttttgaattctttgaacatTCCTCTTTCTGTGGAAACTATTTGTGTATTTACTGCGCCAATATTCTCTGCTTTCACATCATGGGCGACTTACCTTCTGACTCGG GAAGTTAAGGGTGCTGGTGCTGGACTAACAGCTGCAGCTCTTATAGCTATG GTCCCATCATATATTTCTCGTTCTGTGGCTGGAAGCTATGACAATGAAGCTGTGGCTATTTTTGCTTTGATCTTCACTTTCTATCTATATATAAAG ACACTGAATACAGGATCCCTCTTTTATGCAACTCTTAATGCCATAGCATACTTTTACATG GTTTGCTCTTGGGGAGGCTACACATTTATTATTAACCTGATTCCAATGCATGTGCTTCTCTGCATTGTAACTGGTCGCTACTCATCTCGTTTATACATTGCATACGCTCCTCTT GTGGTCTTGGGAACATTGTTAGCCGCTTTGGTGCCGGTAGTTGGATTCAATGCAGTCATGACATCAGAACATTTTGCATCCTTCTTG gtttttattattatacatgTGGTCGCTTTCGTGTACTATATCAAAGGGATTCTCTCTCCAAAAATGTTCAAAGTGGCTGTCACGCTTGTTGTATCCATTGGCCT GCTCATATGTTTAGCTGTCGTAGCAGTACTCGTAGCTCTGGTAGCTTCAAGCCCAACAAAGGGATGGAGTGGGCGAAGTCTAAGTTTACTTGATCC AACTTATGCGAGCAAGTACATACCAATTATTGCTAGTGTTAGTGAGCATCAGCCTCCTACTTGGCCCTCTTACTTTATGGACATTAATGTGTTGGCCTTCTTGGTTCCTGCTGGAATTATT GCATGCTTTTCACCTTTATCTGATGCAAGCTCTTTTGTGATCCTTTATATTGTAACGTCAGTATATTTCTCCGGAGTCATG GTGCGGCTTATGCTGGTACTTGCTCCAGCAGCATGCATCTTGTCTGGGATTGCTCTCTCCGAAGCTTTTGACGTTTTCACACGATCAATCAAGTTTCAGCTACCTGGTTTACCAGGGCCTCCCCAAGTTGAT GCAGGGGAAACCAGTTCTGAGAGCACTGTACCCCAGAATGAAGTACCGAAAACAAAAACAGATAAAAGTGCTGACACATTAAAGGAGAGACCCTCAAGAAAGAAcaggaagaaggaaaaggaaccAGTTGAAAAGCCTTCCATTAAATCTCAAATTGAAAAGAGGCTTCTGGTTTTACCATTTGAGGGATCCGTTCTTGCTATTTTTCTCCTTGTGTTGCTTGGAGCCTTCTATGTG gttcaTTGTGTCTGGGCAGCAGCAGAAGCGTATTCAGCCCCATCTATTGTTCTAACATCTCAGTCACATGATGGTCTCCatgtttttgatgattttagaGAGGCTTATGCGTGGTTAAGCCACAACACTGAGGTGGATGATAAA GTCGCGTCTTGGTGGGATTATGGGTACCAAACTACTGCCATGGCTAATCGCACTGTCATTGTTGACAACAACACATGGAACAACACGCATATTGCAACTGTGGGTACTGCCATGTCTTCTCCAGAAAAGGCTGCTTGGGAAATTTTCAACTCTTTGGATGTAAAATACGTCCTCGTTGTTTTTGGAG GTCTTGTTGGCTACCCCAGTGATGATATTAATAAGTTCTTGTGGATGGTCCGGATCGGAGGGGGCGTATTCCCTCATATCAAGGAACCTGATTACCTA AGGGATGGACAGTATCGCATCGACAATCAGGCGACCCCCACTATGCTAAATTCTCTCATGTACAAGCTCTGTTATTACAG GTTTGTGGACACAGACGGTAAAGGCTTCGATAGGGTGAGGCGAACAGAAATCGgaaagaaatatttcaaactgACTCATTTTGAAGAG GTATTCACAACTCACCACTGGATGGTTCGGTTATACAAACTAAAACCGCCAAAGAACAGGATCCGAGGAAAGACAAAGAAGTCAAAAGCG AAATCAAGCCCAACGAGTAGCGCAAAGAAGAGTGGAACGAAAAGGAATCCTTGGCACTGA